A window from Salvia miltiorrhiza cultivar Shanhuang (shh) chromosome 2, IMPLAD_Smil_shh, whole genome shotgun sequence encodes these proteins:
- the LOC131012883 gene encoding receptor kinase-like protein Xa21, producing the protein MEKKLYYILLYSFLITITFPMLSSEAKQPLSLATDQTSLLSLKHTSLLLATNWTNSTSGCTWIGVTCSLRHQRVAALNLSNMALSATIPPQLGHLSFLVSLDLSNNLFHGDLPQELSLLRRLKFISFRLNNFTGDIPPMLGQLPKLEYLSLRNNSFIGSIPKSLSNLTNLQFLDLSSNSLSGEIPKEFGRLQSLQTLYVQFNHLSGAIPSAIFNISTLVAIGLGDNELSGSLPTDMCNNLPFLGGIYLSFNQLSGPIPTNLSQCSRLEELSLSGNSFSGEIPSEIGYLTSLQGLALGFNNLNGILPHEIGHLQSLVAFGAEQNEIGGSIDFNIFMNMSSLQNIYLWRNKFTGNLSRDVGNITMLTNLFLSENHFTGLIPTEFGQLYHLETLSLDSNSLSGSIPHELFNISTLRILGLDDNALSGVLPTHLCHASPFLKKLYLGPNSITGAIPNSISNCSQLTTLSLGENKFSGYIPTHLGNLRLLQVLSLSGNNLTQSPSSSFITSLTNCRSLTDLEFDNNPLNGVIPASVGNLSSSLEAFYASNCKFSGSIPVEIGNLSNLMTLELSVNELSGNIPLTISHLHELQGLYLSHNMLGGSIPYAICDLFRLDTLVMSQNQFSGPIPKCLENVSSVRILHLHSNMLNSSIPSSLWGLKDLNSLDLSSNSLNGFLPQEISNLGAAIHINLSMNQLSKSIPSTIGKLQNLINLSLANNRLEGSIPVSMGRMISLANLDLSYNNLSGSIPKSLETLQHLDYFNVSFNSLSGEIPNGGSFRNFTMDCFKGNEALCGIPKFHVQICSSISNHRSKRKKVERASFIVFGVVAFISVVSLAFIIVKNKRKDKTTSREVDKLIFIVPERISYYELLQATERFDESNLLGTGSSCSVYKGILNNGKDIVVKVFNVQLEGISRIFDVECEILRSIRHRNLTSVISSCSNDEFKALVLEYMPKGNLEKWLYSHNYCLNMMERLNIMIDVASALEYLHHGYSMPIVHSDLKPSNVLLDEDMVAHVSDFGIAKLLCDGDSFVLTNTLATFGYIAPGEVSLNISIALHFQSINCVFLTAHIMIFVVPEYGLEGLVSTRCDVYSYGVMLIETFTRKRPSDDMFCGNMSLKRWVELSLSKIPDEVIDANLVMNLEEEMIDKNIQCVSSILELALKCSADSPGDRINMKQAHAKLQKIKHRFSQ; encoded by the exons ATGGAGAAAAAGCTTTATTACATTTTGCTGTATTCATTCCTAATTACCATAACCTTCCCAATGCTTTCTTCTGAAGCCAAACAAcctttgagccttgcaactgatCAAACTTCCCTTCTTTCACTCAAACATACATCTCTTTTACTTGCAACTAATTGGACCAACTCCACCTCCGGCTGCACCTGGATTGGCGTCACTTGCAGCTTGCGCCACCAACGAGTAGCTGCGTTGAATCTCTCCAACATGGCTCTCTCCGCCACCATTCCACCACAGCTCGGACACCTCTCCTTCCTCGTCTCCCTCGACCTCTCCAACAACCTTTTCCATGGAGATTTGCCTCAAGAGCTTTCTCTCCTTCGCCGTTTGAAGTTCATATCTTTCCGACTCAACAACTTCACCGGAGACATCCCTCCGATGTTGGGTCAGTTACCAAAATTAGAGTACTTGTCTTTACGCAACAACAGCTTCATAGGTTCCATCCCAAAATCGCTCTCAAACCTCACAAACCTACAATTTCTTGACTTATCTTCCAATTctctaagtggagaaattccaaaagagtttgggagacttcaaagtctacaaactctgtatgttcaattcaatcatcTCTCCGGTGCAATACCATCAGCCATATTCAACATATCGACCCTTGTAGCTATAGGATTGGGAGACAATGAACTGAGTGGAAGTCTTCCAACAGACATGTGCAATAATCTTCCATTTCTTGGTGGGATTTATCTTTCTTTCAATCAGCTGAGTGGCCCGATTCCCACAAATCTATCCCAATGTTCACGGCTTGAGGAGTTGAGCCTCTCTGGAAACTCTTTTAGTGGGGAGATACCTTCAGAAATCGGCTACTTAACATCTCTTCAGGGTTTAGCTCTTGGTTTTAACAATTTGAATG GAATACTACCACATGAGATTGGCCATCTTCAGAGTCTGGTTGCTTTTGGTGCTGAACAGAATGAGATTGGGGGCTCAattgatttcaatattttcatgaatatgtCTTCTCTGCAAAACATATATCTATGGCGCAACAAATTCACGGGGAACCTTTCAAGGGATGTCGGGAATATTACCATGCTAACAAATTTATTCCTCTCGGAAAACCATTTTACAG GGCTTATTCCCACTGAATTTGGCCAACTTTACCATTTGGAGACATTATCATTAGATTCGAACAGCTTGAGTGGTTCGATTCCACATGagctctttaacatttcaactctTCGGATTCTTGGACTTGACGACAATGCTCTATCAGGGGTTCTTCCAACCCATTTATGCCATGCCTCTCCCTTTCTTAAAAAACTTTATCTTGGCCCAAATTCTATCACTGGAGCAATACCCAACTCCATCTCTAACTGTTCTCAACTCACAACTCTCTCACTTGGTGAAAACAAATTCAGTGGTTATATACCTACTCATCTCGGCAACCTAAGACTTCTCCAAGTTCTTTCTCTGTCCGGCAACAATCTTACCCAGTCACCATCTTCTTCCTTCATTACTTCATTGACAAATTGCAGGTCTCTAACTGATTTGGAATTTGATAATAATCCTCTAAATGGTGTCATTCCAGCTTCTGTCGGGAACTTATCTTCCTCACTCGAAGCATTCTATGCCTCCAACTGCAAATTCAGTGGCAGCATTCCTGTTGAAATAGGCAATTTAAGCAATTTGATGACATTGGAGTTGTCAGTGAATGAGTTATCTGGTAATATTCCACTAACTATAAGCCATTTGCATGAACTTCAAGGATTATATCTGTCTCATAACATGTTGGGAGGTTCAATACCATATGCTATATGTGATCTATTCCGCCTCGACACTTTAGTTATGAGCCAGAATCAATTTTCAGGCCCAATTCCTAAATGTTTGGAAAATGTCTCTTCTGTAAGAATCCTTCATCTACACTCCAACATGTTGAATTCAAGCATACCTTCAAGCTTATGGGGCCTAAAAGATTTGAACTCTCTAGACTTGTCCTCAAATTCATTAAATGGGTTCTTACCACAAGAGATAAGTAACTTAGGAGCAGCAATACATATAAACCTATCGATGAATCAATTGTCAAAGTCTATTCCTAGCACTATTGGAAAGTTGCAGAATTTGATTAATCTGTCTTTGGCAAATAATAGACTAGAAGGTTCTATTCCTGTGTCTATGGGAAGAATGATCAGTTTGGCAAATCTCGACTTGTCGTACAACAACCTCTCTGGCTCAATTCCAAAGTCTTTAGAAACACTTCAACACCTCGACTACTTTAATGTCTCTTTTAATAgtttaagtggagaaattcctaatggaggttcttttagaaacttcactaTGGATTGTTTTAAGGGTAATGAGGCATTGTGTGGAATCCCCAAGTTCCATGTCCAAATTTGCTCTTCAATTTCTAATCACAGATCAAAGAGAAAGAAGGTGGAACGAGCTTCATTTATTGTTTTCGGGGTTGTGGCTTTCATCTCAGTTGTTTCTTTGGCCTTTATAATTGtcaaaaacaaaaggaaagataAGACGACTAGCAGAGAAGTTGATAAGTTGATATTCATTGTGCCGGAAAGAATCTCTTATTATGAACTGTTGCAAGCAACGGAAAGATTCGATGAAAGCAATTTACTTGGCACTGGGAGTTCTTGCTCTGTTTATAAAGGAATTCTTAACAATGGGAAGGATATCGTTGTCAAGGTGTTTAATGTGCAGCTAGAAGGTATTTCAAGAATATTTGATGTCGAATGTGAGATACTACGTAGCATTCGACACAGGAATCTGACAAGCGTCATAAGCAGTTGCTCTAATGATGAGTTCAAGGCATTAGTACTTGAATATATGCCAAAGGGAAACCTTGAAAAATGGTTATATTCCCACAACTATTGCTTGAATATGATGgaaagattgaatataatgattGATGTTGCATCTGCTTTGGAGTATCTTCACCACGGTTATTCAATGCCCATTGTCCACAGCGACTTGAAGCCTAGTAATGTGTTGTTAGATGAAGACATGGTTGCCCATGTAAGCGACTTTGGGATAGCAAAGTTGTTATGCGATGGAGATAGCTTTGTGTTAACCAACACGCTAGCAACATTCGGTTACATCGCTCCAGGTGAAGTTTCTCTAAATATATCGATTGCACTTCACTTTCAATCAATTAATTGTGTCTTCCTTACTGCACATATCATGATTTTTGTTGTTCCAGAGTATGGCTTGGAAGGGCTGGTTTCAACAAGGTGTGATGTGTATAGCTACGgggtgatgttgattgaaactTTTACGAGAAAAAGGCCTAGTGATGATATGTTTTGCGGAAATATGAGCTTAAAGAGATGGGTAGAACTCTCACTTTCGAAGATCCCAGATGAAGTGATAGATGCCAACTTAGTCATGaatttggaggaagaaatgaTTGACAAGAATATCCAGTGTGTATCATCTATACTTGAATTGGCTCTGAAATGCTCTGCTGACTCTCCCGGGGATAGAATCAACATGAAACAAGCACATGCAAAGTTGCAGAAAATTAAACATCGATTTTCCCAATGA
- the LOC131012884 gene encoding probable LRR receptor-like serine/threonine-protein kinase At3g47570, which produces METKLYCIFAYAFLITISFQMLSSEAKAKPMSLATDQTALLSLKQHITSDPSRILATNWTNSSSVCSWIGVTCSLRHQRVAALNLSNMALSGTIPPQLGHLSFLVSLDLTSNLFHGDLPQELSLLRRLKFISLRLNNFTGDFPPMFGQLPKLEYLNLRYNSFTGSIPKSLSNLTNLQFLLLDSNSLSGEIPKELGRLQSLQSLSVEFNHLSGAIPSAIFNISTLVVIAFTRNNELSGSLPTDICTNLPSLIRIYFSRNQLSGAIPTNISQCSRLEVLSLSYNSFSGQIPSELGYLTSLEELYLGGNNLNGIIPQEIGNLQSLVSFGAEGNQIGGSIDFSIFMNMSSLQNIYLWRNKFTGNLSRDVRNITTLTILLLSENHFTGLIPSEFGQLYQLEILSLSSNTLNGSIPHELFNISTLQILSLNRNALSGVLPTHLCHASPFLEGLYLGDNSMSGAIPNSISNCSQLKFLSLAGNKFSGYIPTHLGNLRLLQVLSLLSNNLTEAPSSSFITSLTNCRFLTNLAIADNPLYSIIPASVKNLSSSLQKFYAYNCKFSGSIPVEIGNLSNLLVLKLSDNELSGSIPLTVKHLHELQGLYLFDNMLGGSIPQAICDLFSLNTLHISRNRFSGSIPQCLGNVSSLRNLFLDSNMLNSSIPSSLWGLKDLINLDLSSNSFNGSLPLEMSNLGAAIYINLATNQLSGSIPSTIGKLQNLVNLSLASNRLEGYIPVSVGSMTNLGTLDLSYNKLSSSIPKSLEALQHLEYFNVSFNNLSGEIPNGGSFRNFTMDSFKGNEALCGIPNFHVRICPSVSNHKSKRKKVERTSFIVLGVVAFISVVFVALIIVRYKRKDKTTREVGEMISIVPERISYYELLQATEQFNESNLLGTGSSCSVYKGILNNGKDIAVKVFNMQLEGILRIFDVECEILRSIRHRNLTSVISSCSSEEFKALVLEYMPNGNLEKWLYSQNYCLNLMERLNIMIDVASALEYLHHGYSTPIVHSDLKPSNVLLDEDMVAHISDFGIAKLLCDGDSFVLTNTLATLGYIAPGKISLHILMAFHFQSMKLCLPHYILRIMVFVVQSMVRKG; this is translated from the exons ATGGAGACAAAGCTTTATTGCATTTTTGCATATGCATTCCTAATTACCATATCCTTCCAAATGCTTTCTTCTGAAGCCAAAGCCAAACCTATGAGCCTTGCAACTGATCAAACTGCCCTTCTTTCACTCAAACAACACATCACCTCCGACCCTTCTCGCATACTTGCAACTAATTGGACCAATTCGAGCTCCGTCTGCAGCTGGATTGGCGTCACTTGCAGCTTGCGCCACCAAAGAGTAGCTGCGTTGAATCTCTCCAACATGGCTCTCTCCGGCACCATTCCACCACAGCTCGGACACCTCTCCTTCCTCGTTTCCCTCGACCTCACAAGCAACCTTTTCCATGGAGATTTGCCTCAAGAGCTTTCTCTCCTTCGCCGTTTGAAGTTCATATCTCTCCGACTCAACAACTTCACCGGAGACTTCCCTCCGATGTTTGGTCAGTTACCAAAACTAGAGTACTTGAACTTACGGTACAACAGTTTCACAGGTTCCATCCCAAAATCTCTCTCAAACCTAACAAACCTACAATTTCTTCTCTTAGATTCCAATTctctaagtggagaaattccaaaaGAGTTGGGAAGACTTCAAAGTCTACAAAGTCTGTCTGTTGAATTCAATCATTTATCGGGTGCAATACCATCAGCCATATTCAACATATCGACCCTTGTAGTTATAGCTTTCACACGCAATAATGAATTGAGTGGAAGTTTGCCAACAGACATTTGCACTAATCTTCCATCTCTTATTAGGATTTATTTTTCAAGAAATCAACTGAGTGGCGCGATTCCAACAAATATATCCCAATGTTCTCGACTTGAGGTTTTGAGCCTTTCTTACAACTCTTTTAGTGGGCAGATACCTTCAGAACTCGGCTACTTAACATCTCTTGAGGAGTTATATCTCGGTGGTAACAATTTGAATG GTATAATACCACAGGAGATTGGCAATCTTCAGAGTCTGGTTAGTTTTGGTGCTGAAGGCAATCAGATTGGGGGCTCAATTGATTTCAGTATTTTCATGAATATGTCTTCTCTGCAAAACATATATCTGTGGCGCAACAAATTCACAGGGAACCTTTCAAGGGATGTCAGGAATATTACAACGCTCACAATTTTACTCCTCTCAGAAAACCATTTTACAG GGCTTATTCCCTCTGAATTTGGCCAACTTTACCAGCTGGAGATTTTATCATTATCATCGAACACCTTGAATGGTTCGATTCCACATGagctctttaacatttcaactctTCAGATTCTTTCACTAAACAGAAATGCTCTGTCAGGGGTTCTTCCAACCCATTTATGCCATGCCTCTCCCTTTCTTGAAGGATTGTATCTTGGCGATAATTCCATGAGTGGAGCAATACCCAACTCTATCTCTAACTGTTCTCAACTCAAATTTCTCTCACTTGCTGGAAACAAATTCAGTGGTTACATACCTACTCATCTCGGCAACCTAAGACTTCTCCAAGTTCTTTCTCTGCTTAGCAACAATCTTACCGAGGCACCGTCTTCTTCCTTCATTACTTCATTGACAAATTGCAGGTTTCTAACAAATTTGGCAATTGCTGATAATCCTCTATACAGCATCATTCCAGCTTCTGTCAAGAATTTATCTTCCTCGCTTCAAAAATTTTATGCCTATAATTGCAAATTCAGTGGCAGCATTCCTGTTGAAATAGGCAATTTAAGCAATTTGTTGGTATTGAAACTATCTGACAATGAGTTATCCGGTAGTATTCCACTTACTGTCAAACATTTGCATGAGCTTCAAGGATTATATCTATTTGATAACATGTTGGGAGGCTCCATTCCACAGGCTATATGTGATTTATTCAGCCTGAATACTTTACATATTAGTCGGAATCGATTTTCAGGTTCAATTCCTCAATGTTTGGGAAATGTCTCATCTTTAAGAAATCTTTTTCTAGACTCGAACATGTTGAATTCAAGCATACCTTCAAGCTTATGGGGCCTAAAAGATTTGATCAATCTAGACTTGTCCTCAAATTCATTTAATGGGTCACTACCTCTAGAGATGAGTAACTTAGGAGCAGCAATCTATATAAATCTAGCAACGAATCAGCTGTCAGGGTCAATTCCGAGCACTATCGGGAAGTTACAGAATCTGGTTAATCTGTCTTTGGCAAGTAATAGATTAGAAGGTTATATTCCTGTGTCTGTAGGAAGCATGACCAATTTGGGAACTCTTGACTTGTCCTACAACAAACTCTCAAGTTCAATTCCGAAGTCTTTAGAAGCACTGCAACACCTTGAGTACTTTAATGTCTCTTTCAACAatttaagtggagaaattcctaaCGGCGgttcttttagaaacttcaccATGGATTCTTTCAAGGGTAATGAGGCATTGTGTGGAATTCCCAACTTCCATGTCCGGATTTGCCCTTCGGTTTCTAATCACAAATCAAAGAGGAAGAAGGTCGAACGAACTTCTTTTATTGTATTAGGGGTTGTGGCTTTTATATCAGTTGTTTTTGTGGCCTTAATAATTGTCAGATACAAAAGGAAAGATAAGACAACTAGAGAAGTTGGTGAGATGATATCTATTGTGCCGGAAAGAATCTCTTATTATGAATTGCTGCAAGCAACAGAACAATTTAATGAAAGCAATTTACTGGGCACTGGGAGTTCTTGCTCTGTTTATAAAGGAATTCTTAACAATGGGAAGGATATCGCTGTCAAAGTGTTTAATATGCAGTTAGAAGGTATTTTGAGAATATTTGATGTCGAATGCGAGATACTACGTAGCATTCGACACAGGAATCTGACCAGTGTCATAAGCAGTTGCTCCAGTGAAGAGTTCAAGGCATTAGTACTTGAATATATGCCAAATGGAAACCTTGAAAAATGGTTATATTCGCAGAACTATTGCTTGAATCTTATGgaaagattgaatataatgattGACGTTGCATCTGCTTTGGAGTATCTTCACCATGGTTATTCAACTCCCATTGTCCACAGCGACTTGAAGCCTAGTAACGTGCTGTTAGATGAAGACATGGTAGCCCATATAAGTGATTTTGGGATAGCAAAGTTGTTATGCGATGGAGATAGCTTTGTGTTAACCAACACGCTAGCAACATTGGGTTACATTGCTCCAGGTAAAATATCTTTACATATATTGATGGCATTTCACTTTCAATCGATGAAATTGTGTCTTCCTCACTACATATTACGCATCATGGTTTTTGTTGTTCAGAGTATGGTTCGGAAGGGCTAG